A genomic segment from Nocardiopsis sp. Huas11 encodes:
- a CDS encoding DUF397 domain-containing protein, producing MTEPRIHVFITWHKSSYSTNGGDCVEVAELRAETAVRDTQHRDLGHLAYPNSEWTALLLALKP from the coding sequence ATGACCGAGCCGCGCATCCACGTCTTTATCACCTGGCACAAGAGCAGCTACAGCACCAACGGTGGCGACTGCGTGGAGGTCGCTGAACTGAGGGCCGAGACCGCTGTGCGCGACACACAGCACCGCGACCTCGGCCACCTGGCCTACCCGAACTCTGAGTGGACGGCACTCCTCCTCGCGCTCAAGCCGTGA
- a CDS encoding helix-turn-helix transcriptional regulator gives MNTKASRPTAPTVARWILARELRRLRGDRPFNEVVKLARTQASSLSRWESGKADGQVPGVHSLERLLAQYEVGPDEVARIMELREIARTAGWWQGHDVDKHYGTYIGLEEAASEISTFETQIVPGLFQTEDYARAVIRAVHAVNHTPTADIEDRVQVRMRRQAAWEERGAPHVWAIIGEAAIRQQAGGVPTMRGQLQRLLELSDMQERVTLQVLPFTAGSHSAMEMACFTVLDVTDAGLASVNIEGPTANLFLDSPSDVAHYRRIFEHLRKAALNTPDSQALIARLKKGFE, from the coding sequence ATGAACACCAAGGCCTCCCGCCCCACAGCGCCGACGGTCGCGCGATGGATACTGGCCAGGGAACTCCGGCGTCTGCGGGGCGACCGCCCCTTCAACGAGGTCGTCAAGCTCGCGCGGACGCAGGCCTCATCCCTGTCCCGGTGGGAGTCAGGGAAGGCCGATGGGCAGGTGCCCGGTGTGCACAGCCTCGAACGGCTGCTCGCTCAGTACGAGGTCGGGCCGGACGAAGTCGCCCGCATCATGGAGCTTCGGGAGATCGCCCGAACCGCTGGGTGGTGGCAGGGGCACGATGTGGACAAGCACTACGGCACCTACATCGGCCTTGAGGAGGCCGCGTCCGAGATCTCAACGTTCGAGACCCAGATCGTCCCCGGCTTGTTCCAGACGGAGGACTACGCCCGTGCGGTCATTCGGGCGGTGCACGCGGTGAATCACACGCCCACGGCCGACATCGAGGACAGGGTGCAGGTCCGTATGCGTCGCCAGGCAGCCTGGGAGGAACGCGGGGCGCCGCACGTGTGGGCGATCATCGGAGAGGCGGCCATTCGCCAGCAGGCCGGGGGCGTGCCCACCATGCGTGGACAGTTGCAGCGCCTTCTGGAACTGAGCGATATGCAGGAGCGGGTCACCCTTCAGGTGCTCCCGTTCACCGCCGGCAGCCATAGCGCCATGGAGATGGCCTGCTTCACCGTCCTCGACGTCACGGACGCGGGCCTTGCATCCGTGAACATCGAAGGCCCGACCGCAAATCTCTTCTTGGACTCCCCATCGGACGTCGCGCACTACCGAAGAATCTTCGAGCACCTGCGCAAGGCCGCTTTGAACACGCCTGACAGCCAAGCCCTCATAGCCCGATTGAAGAAAGGTTTCGAATGA
- a CDS encoding DUF397 domain-containing protein has protein sequence MDISAARWRKSSYSNPDGPQCVEVADLEAEVAVRDTQNRGLGHIDYPRTEWAALLAALRP, from the coding sequence ATGGACATCAGCGCAGCGCGGTGGCGGAAGTCCAGCTATAGCAACCCCGATGGACCGCAGTGCGTGGAAGTTGCCGACCTGGAGGCTGAGGTCGCCGTGAGGGACACACAGAACCGTGGGCTCGGGCACATTGACTACCCCAGAACCGAATGGGCGGCCCTCCTCGCTGCGCTAAGGCCGTAG
- a CDS encoding ATP-binding protein, translating into MGGLPVRVRSRRLGVSSAYFDGRPDQVGRIRDWSRVATGLERGHTDSVELVVSELVTNAVRHSASGNRCGRVRVTVETLPGQIVLVSVTDDGPRTGQPTSLPRIPEQADDLCAGGRGLQLVHELSEKWWWTGCAGSPLTVWALIDPHHDLAQV; encoded by the coding sequence GTGGGTGGGTTGCCGGTACGCGTGCGGAGCCGGCGTCTGGGGGTGTCGTCCGCCTACTTCGACGGCAGGCCCGACCAGGTTGGCCGCATCCGGGACTGGAGCCGGGTAGCGACCGGACTGGAGCGTGGGCACACCGACTCGGTCGAGCTGGTGGTGAGCGAGCTGGTGACCAATGCCGTTCGGCACTCAGCCTCGGGCAACCGGTGCGGGCGGGTTCGGGTCACCGTGGAGACTCTGCCCGGCCAGATCGTGCTGGTGTCGGTGACCGACGACGGGCCGCGCACCGGACAACCGACGAGTCTCCCCCGGATCCCCGAGCAGGCCGACGATCTCTGCGCGGGCGGGCGCGGGCTACAGCTGGTGCACGAGCTGTCGGAGAAGTGGTGGTGGACCGGCTGCGCGGGCAGCCCTCTGACCGTGTGGGCGCTGATCGACCCCCATCACGACCTCGCCCAAGTCTGA
- a CDS encoding DUF397 domain-containing protein gives MTDNMEFRKSSYSGGSGNCVEVADLPGEAAVRDTQNRDLGYLAYPNGEWAALLATLKP, from the coding sequence ATGACGGACAACATGGAGTTCCGCAAGTCCTCCTACAGCGGCGGATCCGGCAACTGCGTCGAAGTCGCGGACCTGCCCGGCGAAGCCGCCGTAAGAGACACGCAGAACCGCGACCTCGGCTACCTCGCCTACCCGAACGGTGAGTGGGCAGCACTCCTCGCCACACTCAAGCCGTGA
- a CDS encoding MbtH family protein: MTNPFEDEDGLYLVLVNDEGQHSLWPAIIEVPAGWRVAHDRDTRQGCLEHIERTWTDLRPVSVREAG; this comes from the coding sequence ATGACCAACCCGTTCGAGGACGAGGACGGCCTCTACCTGGTGCTCGTCAACGACGAGGGCCAGCACTCGCTGTGGCCCGCCATCATCGAGGTGCCCGCCGGCTGGCGGGTCGCCCATGACCGCGACACCCGCCAGGGCTGCCTGGAACACATCGAGCGCACCTGGACCGACCTGCGTCCGGTGAGCGTGCGGGAGGCCGGATGA
- a CDS encoding class I SAM-dependent methyltransferase, which translates to MVNPTTDVSSYWDRYNQGIPPQESEEVPALEWTQFPEHGPGLELLGEPSTTLELGFGRGNTVAALDSHGVKAAGVDVSPAAVRAAGERWEHLGAEFHHADVTEFLGGTDRRWEAIYSIWGAAWFTDPQVLFPLVYNRLESGGRFVFSHAPAVPGSYGVQGVYGGGFNGRQVWVYRWAYEPEVWAEILTGHGFADVKVWVETAPEPDHVGTLIGTACR; encoded by the coding sequence ATGGTCAACCCGACCACGGACGTCTCCAGCTATTGGGACCGATACAACCAGGGCATTCCCCCGCAGGAGTCGGAGGAAGTCCCGGCCCTGGAGTGGACCCAATTCCCCGAACACGGGCCCGGCCTCGAACTCCTCGGTGAACCCTCCACAACCCTGGAGCTGGGATTCGGGCGGGGCAACACGGTCGCCGCGCTGGACTCCCACGGGGTGAAGGCCGCGGGGGTGGACGTGTCACCTGCGGCGGTGCGCGCCGCGGGGGAGCGGTGGGAGCACCTGGGCGCAGAGTTCCACCACGCGGACGTGACCGAGTTCCTGGGCGGTACCGACCGGCGGTGGGAGGCGATCTACTCGATCTGGGGGGCGGCGTGGTTCACCGACCCCCAGGTGTTGTTCCCTCTGGTGTACAACCGCCTGGAATCCGGTGGCCGGTTCGTTTTCTCCCACGCCCCCGCGGTCCCCGGATCCTACGGTGTGCAGGGCGTGTACGGGGGAGGGTTCAATGGGCGCCAGGTGTGGGTGTACCGCTGGGCCTACGAACCGGAGGTGTGGGCTGAGATCCTGACAGGCCACGGCTTTGCAGACGTGAAGGTGTGGGTTGAGACCGCCCCGGAGCCCGACCATGTGGGAACCCTGATCGGCACAGCGTGCCGCTGA
- a CDS encoding non-ribosomal peptide synthetase: protein MRSPYPVAEHDPEHRYDPFPLTDQQQAYLLGRTGAFELGNVSTHAYYEYEGELDTDRFTLAWRRAIERHDALRTVILPDTGEQVVLPDPGEFTPEVVDLRGADPEPELRRVRERLSHQVRPAGEWPLFSVVVSLLDEGRSRVHVSFDALILDYLSWQLLIADLTRFYRDPDLPVDPLPITYRDYVLAETAITGTDRYRRAEEYWRGRTAALPPAPRLPLAADPATVGVPRWSSRLATLPDERWRSVKATAAAHGLTASTVCLTAFAEVLAAWSESGHFALNVPRMNRFPLHPDAGALLGEFASFSLLEVDHRDPDVPFAERAKRLQRTFWTDLQHQEYPGVRALRDVARATGGGRRALMPVVLTSTIGFTPGEEPLLGHTLPRVFAVTQTPQVYLDTQIEESPAGLVYNLDSVDALLPPETADALCADLGRILDRLADPEAWNAPELLRDAEGTVGAGGTAGAEGLRGPVAPIPDDLVHDAFVRRARAHPDRAAVIAPDRTLTYGELYGLAARVAVWLRAGGARPGGPVAVLLDKGWEQVVAAYGVLLAGCPYLPLDAAAPPARIHALLDQAGTESVLDADTLAKALTLPEQEPPPATAGPGDLAYVLFTSGSTGRPKGVMVEHRGMVNALEATRAEFGVGPDDTCLAVTALHHDMSAFDLFGVLGAGGTVVVPAADRARDADHWAELADAHGVTLWNSVPAMMEMLLAAGPAPRSLRTVFLGGDWVPPRLAADLIDQVPGIDVVSVGGPTETTLWNIWHRVVPADLDRATIPYGRPIANTAYHVLDERGRERPPGVVGELCCAGPGVARGYWDDPERTDAAFTERAGERIYRTGDLGRVLTDGTIEFVGRADAQVKVRGMRIEPGEVEAALRARPGVTAAAVVGVPRADGRGHRAIAAHVTGDVDPDALRDALAERLPDHLVPASVTVLDELPLTGNGKVDRAALAARSEAATSTSAEDREIEAPRTPLEQTIAQIWAEVVGLDAVGVDEDFFTVGGDSVAATRVLVELREALDRPGLPLMALLSTGTVAGMADALLAQDPRLGRVAEMYQHVLALSDDELEAGLAG, encoded by the coding sequence ATGAGGTCCCCCTACCCGGTCGCCGAGCACGACCCCGAGCACCGGTACGACCCCTTCCCGCTCACCGACCAGCAACAGGCCTACCTGCTCGGGCGCACCGGCGCGTTCGAGCTGGGCAACGTGTCCACGCACGCGTACTACGAGTACGAGGGCGAACTCGACACCGACCGCTTCACCCTGGCCTGGCGCCGGGCGATCGAGCGGCACGACGCCCTGCGCACGGTGATCCTGCCCGACACCGGTGAGCAGGTCGTGCTCCCGGACCCGGGCGAGTTCACGCCGGAGGTCGTCGACCTGCGCGGCGCCGACCCCGAACCGGAGCTGCGCCGCGTGCGCGAGCGGCTCTCCCACCAGGTCCGACCGGCCGGGGAGTGGCCGCTGTTCTCGGTGGTCGTGAGCCTGCTGGACGAGGGGCGCAGCCGTGTGCACGTCAGCTTCGACGCACTGATCCTGGACTACCTCAGCTGGCAGCTGCTCATCGCCGACCTGACCCGCTTCTACCGCGATCCCGACCTGCCGGTCGATCCCCTCCCGATCACCTATCGGGACTACGTGCTGGCCGAGACCGCCATCACCGGTACCGACCGGTATCGGCGGGCCGAGGAGTACTGGCGGGGCCGGACCGCCGCGCTGCCGCCGGCCCCCCGGCTGCCGCTGGCCGCCGACCCCGCCACGGTGGGCGTTCCACGCTGGTCCAGCCGTCTGGCGACCCTGCCCGACGAGCGCTGGCGGTCGGTCAAGGCCACCGCCGCGGCCCACGGGCTCACCGCCTCCACGGTGTGCCTGACCGCCTTCGCCGAGGTGCTCGCCGCGTGGAGCGAGTCGGGCCACTTCGCCCTCAACGTGCCCCGGATGAACCGGTTCCCGCTGCACCCCGACGCGGGCGCGCTGCTCGGCGAGTTCGCCTCCTTCTCGCTGTTGGAGGTGGACCACCGCGACCCCGACGTGCCGTTCGCCGAGCGGGCCAAGCGGTTGCAGCGGACCTTCTGGACCGACCTGCAGCACCAGGAGTACCCGGGTGTGCGTGCGCTGCGCGACGTCGCGCGTGCCACCGGAGGGGGACGCCGGGCGCTCATGCCGGTGGTCCTGACCAGCACCATCGGGTTCACGCCGGGGGAGGAGCCGCTGCTGGGGCACACCCTGCCCCGGGTGTTCGCGGTGACGCAGACCCCGCAGGTGTACCTGGACACGCAGATCGAGGAGTCCCCGGCCGGGCTGGTGTACAACCTGGACTCGGTGGACGCGCTGCTGCCCCCGGAGACGGCCGACGCGCTGTGCGCGGACCTGGGCCGGATCCTGGACCGGCTCGCCGACCCCGAGGCCTGGAACGCCCCCGAACTCCTCCGGGACGCCGAAGGGACCGTGGGGGCCGGAGGGACCGCGGGGGCCGAGGGCCTCCGCGGTCCGGTGGCGCCGATCCCCGACGACCTGGTGCACGACGCCTTCGTCCGCCGGGCCCGCGCGCACCCCGACCGGGCCGCCGTCATCGCACCCGACCGCACACTCACCTACGGCGAGCTGTACGGGCTCGCCGCGCGGGTGGCCGTGTGGCTGCGCGCGGGGGGCGCCCGTCCCGGGGGCCCCGTCGCCGTCCTGCTCGACAAGGGCTGGGAACAGGTGGTGGCCGCCTACGGTGTGCTCCTCGCCGGGTGCCCGTACCTGCCGTTGGACGCCGCAGCGCCCCCGGCCCGGATCCACGCCCTCCTCGACCAGGCGGGGACCGAATCCGTCCTGGACGCCGACACGCTCGCCAAGGCCCTCACCCTCCCCGAGCAGGAGCCGCCGCCCGCGACCGCAGGGCCCGGCGACCTGGCCTACGTCCTGTTCACGTCGGGCTCGACCGGCCGGCCCAAGGGCGTGATGGTGGAGCACCGCGGGATGGTCAACGCGCTGGAGGCCACCCGTGCGGAGTTCGGCGTCGGACCGGACGACACGTGCCTGGCGGTCACGGCGCTGCACCACGACATGTCGGCGTTCGACCTGTTCGGGGTGCTGGGCGCGGGCGGGACCGTCGTCGTTCCGGCGGCCGACCGCGCGCGCGACGCCGATCACTGGGCCGAGCTGGCCGACGCACACGGCGTCACCCTGTGGAACTCGGTCCCGGCGATGATGGAGATGCTGCTGGCCGCCGGACCGGCGCCGCGCTCGCTGCGCACGGTCTTCCTCGGCGGCGACTGGGTGCCGCCCCGGCTGGCCGCCGACCTGATCGACCAGGTGCCGGGGATCGACGTCGTCAGCGTCGGCGGACCCACCGAGACCACCCTGTGGAACATCTGGCACCGGGTCGTCCCGGCCGACCTCGACCGCGCCACCATCCCCTATGGCCGACCGATCGCCAACACCGCCTACCACGTCCTCGACGAGCGTGGCCGGGAGCGGCCCCCGGGCGTGGTCGGCGAACTGTGCTGTGCCGGGCCGGGTGTGGCCCGGGGCTACTGGGACGACCCCGAACGCACCGACGCCGCCTTCACCGAGCGCGCGGGTGAGCGGATCTACCGCACCGGCGACCTGGGCCGGGTCCTGACCGACGGCACGATCGAGTTCGTCGGACGCGCGGACGCCCAGGTCAAGGTGCGGGGGATGCGGATCGAACCGGGGGAGGTGGAGGCCGCCCTGCGCGCTCGGCCGGGGGTGACCGCCGCGGCCGTGGTGGGCGTGCCGCGCGCCGACGGCCGTGGGCACCGGGCCATCGCCGCGCACGTCACGGGCGACGTCGATCCCGACGCCCTGCGGGACGCCCTCGCCGAGCGTCTGCCCGACCACCTCGTGCCCGCCTCCGTCACCGTGCTGGACGAGCTGCCGCTCACCGGCAACGGCAAGGTGGACCGCGCGGCGCTCGCGGCCCGCTCGGAGGCCGCGACCTCGACCTCGGCCGAGGATCGTGAGATCGAGGCACCGCGCACCCCGCTGGAGCAGACCATCGCGCAGATCTGGGCGGAGGTCGTCGGCCTGGACGCCGTCGGGGTGGACGAGGACTTCTTCACCGTCGGCGGCGACTCGGTCGCGGCCACCCGGGTGCTGGTGGAGCTGCGCGAGGCGCTGGACCGGCCGGGTCTGCCGCTGATGGCGCTGCTGTCCACGGGCACGGTCGCGGGGATGGCCGATGCCCTCCTGGCGCAGGACCCCCGGCTGGGTCGCGTCGCCGAGATGTACCAGCACGTCCTGGCGCTGTCCGACGACGAGCTGGAAGCGGGGTTGGCCGGATGA
- a CDS encoding alpha/beta fold hydrolase, whose product MNPWLRRLDARPRAGRILLCFPHAGGAASTYRAWPALVPGDVETYAVQYPGRETRVREPLIDTMDALVKEALAAIEPELDRPVTVFGHSMGASVAHEFTLGLTRLRPGLVERLVVSARPGPFAQRTPARPVHERDDAGVRAALVALGGGGQEVLDHPELRELLLPMIRNDFRLIERYRPSAGVLDVDVLAFSGDADPSMRAELIEAWEAATTGRFTGRVLPGGHFYLHEHLPEVVAATTEPVTSDRSTRNRSTRAEENAMPDSDEITAALSVEGLRASIAEVLGVDASEVTPEAGLFELGLDSMRMMQLSVRWQALGLEVPFADLAEKPTVEAWSELLTALAAEQS is encoded by the coding sequence ATGAACCCGTGGTTGCGCCGACTCGACGCCCGGCCCCGGGCCGGCCGGATCCTGTTGTGCTTCCCGCACGCCGGGGGCGCGGCCAGCACCTACCGGGCCTGGCCCGCGCTGGTGCCCGGCGACGTCGAGACGTACGCCGTGCAGTACCCGGGGCGCGAGACGCGGGTGCGCGAGCCCCTGATCGACACCATGGACGCCCTGGTCAAGGAGGCCCTGGCGGCGATCGAGCCCGAGCTGGACCGGCCGGTGACGGTGTTCGGGCACAGCATGGGGGCGTCGGTCGCCCACGAGTTCACGCTCGGGCTGACCCGGCTGCGGCCGGGGCTGGTCGAGCGGCTCGTGGTGTCGGCCCGCCCGGGGCCGTTCGCCCAGCGGACGCCCGCCCGGCCCGTCCACGAGCGCGACGACGCGGGGGTGCGGGCGGCCCTGGTCGCGCTCGGCGGTGGCGGGCAGGAGGTCCTGGACCACCCGGAGCTGCGGGAGCTGCTGCTGCCGATGATCCGCAACGACTTCCGCCTCATCGAGCGCTACCGGCCGAGTGCCGGGGTGCTCGACGTCGACGTCCTCGCGTTCTCGGGCGACGCCGACCCGTCGATGCGCGCCGAGTTGATCGAGGCGTGGGAGGCGGCCACGACGGGGCGGTTCACCGGCCGCGTCCTGCCCGGAGGGCACTTCTACCTGCACGAACACCTGCCGGAGGTGGTCGCCGCGACCACCGAGCCGGTGACATCTGACCGCAGCACCCGAAACCGCAGCACCCGAGCCGAGGAGAACGCCATGCCCGATTCCGACGAGATCACCGCCGCTCTCAGCGTCGAGGGACTGCGTGCCTCGATCGCCGAGGTCCTCGGTGTCGACGCGTCCGAGGTCACCCCGGAGGCGGGGTTGTTCGAGCTGGGGCTGGACTCGATGCGGATGATGCAACTGTCGGTGCGCTGGCAGGCGCTGGGGCTGGAGGTGCCCTTCGCGGACCTGGCGGAGAAGCCGACCGTCGAGGCGTGGTCGGAGCTGCTCACCGCCTTGGCGGCCGAGCAGTCCTGA